In the genome of Bacillus sp. S3, one region contains:
- the norA gene encoding multidrug efflux MFS transporter NorA — protein MKTHKVMLGLVLLNLFIAFLGIGLVIPVLPTLMNELGITGTTIGYLTAAFAIAQLIVSPFAGKAADKYGRKIMIVIGLFIFGFSEFLFGIGKEIEVLFISRILGGISAAFIMPAVTAFIADITNLDTRPKALGYMSAAISTGFIIGPGIGGFLAEFGTRVPFLFAGVLGTIAAILSLILLSEPNRNEDHHEQVSDGKSSFERIFSPKYFLAFILIFIASFGLAAFESFFSLFVDHKFQFKPSDIAIVITGGAIFGAVAQVLLFDRLTRIWGEIKLIQYSLLLSAVLVFLMTVVHSYFSILLVTFIVFVGFDLFRPAITSYLSTIAGNEQGFVGGMNSMFTSLANISGPIIGGMLFDIDLNYPYYFATVILSVGIVLTLVWKKQTNPSSNEVKARAVN, from the coding sequence ATGAAGACACATAAAGTTATGTTAGGTTTAGTATTATTGAATTTATTTATCGCCTTTTTGGGAATTGGTCTTGTCATTCCAGTTTTACCAACGCTGATGAATGAATTAGGGATTACGGGAACGACAATTGGGTATTTAACAGCGGCATTTGCCATTGCTCAATTGATTGTTTCTCCATTTGCAGGGAAAGCGGCAGATAAATATGGCAGGAAGATTATGATTGTCATTGGTTTATTTATTTTCGGTTTCTCAGAATTTTTATTTGGGATCGGCAAGGAAATAGAGGTTCTATTTATTTCGCGTATTTTGGGTGGTATTAGCGCTGCGTTCATTATGCCAGCTGTGACCGCTTTTATTGCTGATATTACCAATTTGGATACTCGCCCGAAAGCACTCGGGTATATGTCTGCTGCCATTAGTACAGGATTTATTATTGGTCCTGGTATTGGTGGATTCTTAGCGGAATTTGGAACACGAGTACCATTCCTCTTTGCAGGAGTACTTGGTACCATTGCGGCGATCCTTTCGCTTATTTTATTATCTGAACCAAATCGTAATGAAGATCATCATGAACAAGTCTCGGATGGTAAGAGCAGCTTCGAACGTATTTTTAGCCCCAAATACTTCCTTGCGTTTATTTTAATTTTTATCGCCTCATTTGGTTTAGCCGCTTTTGAATCGTTCTTTAGTCTATTCGTCGACCATAAATTTCAATTTAAACCATCCGATATCGCCATCGTTATCACTGGTGGGGCAATTTTTGGAGCCGTTGCACAAGTCCTCTTATTTGATAGGCTTACTCGAATATGGGGTGAAATTAAACTGATTCAATATAGTTTACTATTATCAGCCGTACTTGTCTTTTTAATGACTGTGGTTCATTCCTATTTTTCTATTTTACTCGTTACATTTATTGTTTTTGTAGGATTCGATTTGTTCCGACCGGCCATCACTTCCTACCTCTCAACTATCGCGGGGAACGAACAAGGTTTCGTCGGCGGGATGAACTCCATGTTCACAAGTTTAGCGAACATAAGCGGACCCATTATAGGGGGGATGTTATTTGACATCGATCTTAACTACCCTTATTACTTCGCGACAGTCATCCTATCTGTGGGAATCGTGCTTACATTGGTCTGGAAAAAGCAAACAAATCCATCTTCAAACGAAGTGAAGGCTCGTGCAGTTAATTAA
- a CDS encoding MerR family transcriptional regulator, with product MNKEHGKYLTTGEFARLCKVNKQTLFYYDQIGLLSPVWKNEKGYRYYSIRQIELFFVIDLLKDLGMSLNDIQQYMQNKSPERFLSLMYQKKEEIVKIRQEMEMKEKMIEAKVALMEEAAQLDFQQMTLEQLPEVTLYISRNIENVTDDEFVEVLSDFINELNVSQLDTGYPIGVISKREHVLKGEFTNYSYLYIEQPHPKEGYPYFKSVKGDFLIGYHLGDEKTIHKTYKRLFSEMDRLHLALGDYVFEEYIYDTVVMNHKEHYVTKIMIQVDQSPVD from the coding sequence ATGAATAAAGAACATGGCAAATATTTAACAACTGGGGAATTCGCGAGGCTTTGTAAAGTAAACAAACAGACCCTCTTTTATTACGATCAAATTGGGCTTTTGTCTCCGGTATGGAAAAATGAAAAAGGGTACCGATATTATTCCATTCGCCAGATAGAGCTATTCTTTGTGATCGATTTATTAAAGGATCTTGGAATGTCGCTAAACGATATTCAACAATATATGCAAAATAAATCGCCTGAACGTTTTTTGTCATTAATGTACCAAAAAAAAGAAGAGATCGTGAAAATACGTCAGGAGATGGAAATGAAGGAAAAAATGATCGAGGCAAAAGTAGCCTTAATGGAGGAAGCGGCACAGCTTGATTTTCAGCAAATGACGCTTGAACAATTACCAGAAGTAACCCTTTATATAAGTAGAAATATTGAAAATGTAACGGATGACGAATTTGTAGAGGTCTTATCAGACTTTATTAATGAACTGAACGTATCACAACTTGATACAGGATATCCAATAGGTGTGATATCGAAACGAGAGCACGTATTAAAGGGAGAATTCACGAATTACAGCTATTTATATATTGAGCAGCCGCATCCAAAGGAAGGGTATCCCTATTTTAAAAGTGTGAAGGGTGATTTTCTCATTGGATATCATTTAGGGGATGAGAAAACGATCCATAAAACATATAAGCGCCTTTTTTCAGAAATGGATCGATTACATTTAGCCTTAGGTGATTATGTTTTTGAAGAGTATATTTACGACACCGTTGTCATGAATCATAAGGAACACTACGTGACCAAAATTATGATACAAGTTGATCAATCACCAGTTGATTAA
- a CDS encoding tetratricopeptide repeat protein encodes MEMQLKKAIDLRQRGHHEESSELLIKLVEEFPDHASINYQCAWSFDVLGEESKAVPFYEKAIKLGLSSNELEGALLGLGSTYRTLGDYEKSKSIFLKGIESFPTNRAIQTFYAMTLYNLNEHSQAMEWLLTCLIDTTTDDEILRYKKAIEFYSDKLDEIWN; translated from the coding sequence GTGGAAATGCAATTAAAGAAGGCGATTGATTTACGGCAGAGGGGACACCATGAAGAATCGAGCGAATTACTTATTAAACTGGTCGAGGAGTTCCCCGATCATGCGTCAATTAACTATCAATGTGCGTGGAGTTTCGATGTATTGGGAGAAGAATCGAAAGCCGTACCCTTTTATGAGAAAGCAATCAAATTAGGATTGTCTTCAAATGAATTGGAAGGAGCCTTATTAGGATTAGGGAGCACCTATCGAACATTAGGAGACTATGAAAAGTCCAAAAGCATATTTCTGAAGGGGATTGAATCCTTTCCAACCAACAGGGCTATTCAGACATTCTATGCGATGACATTGTATAATTTGAACGAACATAGCCAAGCGATGGAATGGTTACTTACATGCTTAATAGATACAACTACCGATGATGAAATCTTACGATATAAAAAAGCAATTGAGTTCTATTCGGATAAATTGGATGAGATTTGGAATTAG
- a CDS encoding PLP-dependent aminotransferase family protein gives MDMLMFKLDKSNTMPLYEQLYTGIKDAIIQKQIEVGTKLPSKKILAEFLNISQTTIELAYAQLIAEGYVASKPRIGFFVEEIDDLPYIEKGRLNIHVEAAKKENYQFDFHPGKIDTDSFPFSLWRKYAKNLFDHSSKELLQIGDHQGEFALREEISKYLYQSRGIVCKPEQIVIGSGTEQLLPLILRLLENESKFALENPGYSAIPKIQLQNRAIPIRVDEDGLVVDELEQTNANVVYITPSHQFPTGAVLSATRRTHLLNWAAKGENRYIIEDDYDSEFRYIGKPIPALQGLDQNNKVIYMSTFSKSLMPSLRVAYFILPIPLLQKYQETFSFYSATVPRFDQHILANFMRDGYFSKHLNRMRKIYRKKHEKLTQIFETHYPDVIITGDQAGMHILISVPLSKGEDQLKQIAADNNIAIYPVSDYLLRPIAYQYPTFLFGFGGIPFDQIEKGIHQLMKCWGISRTK, from the coding sequence GTGGATATGCTTATGTTTAAATTGGATAAAAGTAATACAATGCCATTATATGAACAGCTTTATACCGGTATTAAAGATGCTATTATCCAGAAACAAATTGAAGTTGGAACCAAATTACCATCAAAAAAAATTCTAGCTGAATTTTTAAATATCAGTCAAACAACCATTGAATTGGCTTATGCCCAACTGATTGCAGAAGGATATGTGGCATCTAAACCTCGGATTGGATTCTTTGTAGAAGAGATCGATGATTTACCCTATATTGAAAAAGGACGTTTAAACATTCATGTAGAGGCAGCCAAGAAAGAAAACTATCAATTTGACTTTCATCCAGGAAAAATCGATACGGACTCATTCCCATTTTCCCTTTGGAGAAAATATGCAAAAAATTTATTTGATCATAGTTCAAAAGAGTTGTTACAAATTGGAGACCATCAAGGAGAATTTGCCTTGAGAGAGGAAATTTCAAAATATCTTTATCAATCAAGGGGGATTGTATGTAAACCAGAACAAATTGTCATTGGTTCGGGAACGGAACAATTACTTCCCCTGATTCTAAGATTACTTGAAAATGAATCAAAATTTGCCCTTGAAAATCCCGGATATTCAGCCATCCCAAAAATACAATTGCAAAATAGAGCCATTCCCATTCGGGTAGATGAAGATGGCTTAGTGGTGGATGAACTTGAACAGACAAATGCCAATGTTGTTTACATCACACCCTCTCACCAATTCCCTACGGGTGCGGTTCTATCGGCAACAAGAAGAACGCATCTGTTAAATTGGGCAGCAAAAGGTGAAAATCGCTACATCATTGAAGACGATTACGATAGTGAGTTTCGTTATATCGGAAAACCGATTCCTGCATTACAAGGATTAGATCAAAACAATAAAGTCATTTATATGAGTACTTTTTCCAAATCATTAATGCCATCATTACGAGTAGCTTATTTTATATTACCGATACCCTTACTGCAAAAATATCAAGAGACTTTCAGTTTTTACTCAGCAACTGTACCTAGATTTGATCAGCATATATTAGCTAACTTTATGAGAGATGGATATTTTTCCAAACACTTAAACCGAATGCGGAAAATTTATCGTAAAAAACATGAAAAATTAACTCAAATATTCGAAACGCATTATCCTGATGTAATCATCACTGGCGACCAAGCCGGAATGCACATTTTAATTTCTGTCCCCCTGTCAAAAGGTGAAGATCAGTTAAAACAGATTGCAGCAGATAACAATATTGCTATCTATCCGGTAAGCGATTATCTATTACGGCCAATTGCTTATCAATATCCAACTTTTCTATTTGGCTTTGGTGGTATTCCATTCGATCAAATTGAAAAAGGCATTCACCAATTAATGAAATGTTGGGGTATTTCAAGAACAAAATGA
- the pdxS gene encoding pyridoxal 5'-phosphate synthase lyase subunit PdxS → MKKVGTETVKRGMAEMQKGGVIMDVINAEQAKIAEAAGAVAVMALERVPSDIRAAGGVARMADPRIVEEVMNAVTIPVMAKARIGHIVEARVLESMGVDYIDESEVLTPADEEFHLLKSEYTVPFVCGCRDLGEAARRIGEGASMLRTKGEPGTGNIVEAVRHIRKVNAQVRRVVSMSTDELMTEAKVLGAPFELLVEIKKLGRLPVVNFAAGGVATPPDAALMMELGADGVFVGSGIFKSDNPEKFARAIVEATTHYQDYKLIAEISKELGTPMKGIEIATLHASERMQDRGW, encoded by the coding sequence ATGAAAAAAGTAGGTACAGAAACAGTAAAACGCGGAATGGCAGAAATGCAAAAAGGCGGCGTCATTATGGACGTCATTAATGCCGAACAAGCAAAAATTGCAGAGGCTGCAGGTGCAGTTGCGGTTATGGCTTTAGAGCGAGTGCCATCAGACATCCGGGCAGCTGGCGGAGTAGCCCGTATGGCAGATCCTCGTATAGTAGAGGAAGTAATGAATGCTGTAACGATTCCAGTAATGGCAAAAGCACGTATTGGCCACATTGTAGAAGCACGTGTATTAGAATCAATGGGTGTCGATTACATTGATGAAAGTGAAGTATTAACACCTGCAGATGAAGAATTCCATTTATTAAAAAGTGAATACACCGTACCTTTTGTTTGCGGCTGCCGCGATTTAGGGGAAGCTGCACGCCGTATTGGAGAAGGAGCATCCATGTTACGAACAAAAGGGGAACCGGGAACCGGTAATATTGTAGAAGCGGTTCGTCATATTCGTAAAGTGAATGCACAAGTAAGACGTGTTGTCAGTATGAGTACAGATGAATTAATGACAGAGGCAAAAGTTTTAGGCGCACCATTTGAATTATTAGTAGAAATCAAAAAATTAGGCCGCTTACCAGTTGTAAACTTTGCTGCTGGCGGTGTGGCAACACCCCCTGATGCTGCTTTAATGATGGAACTTGGCGCAGATGGTGTATTTGTTGGATCAGGAATTTTCAAATCTGATAACCCAGAGAAATTCGCACGTGCAATTGTAGAGGCAACAACACACTATCAAGACTATAAACTGATTGCTGAAATTTCTAAAGAATTGGGTACACCTATGAAGGGTATTGAAATTGCAACGCTACATGCAAGTGAACGTATGCAGGATCGTGGCTGGTAA
- the pdxT gene encoding pyridoxal 5'-phosphate synthase glutaminase subunit PdxT — MLKIGILALQGAVREHSRQIEELGCEAIPVKSVEDLKGINGLILPGGESTTISKLLDRYDLLEPIRALADKGIPMFGTCAGLILLAKNIVGQASPHLGLMDVVVERNSFGRQVDSFEADLSVRGEGGDFPAVFIRAPHIVAAGENVEILAKYEERIVLAREGQFLGCSFHPELTEDSRIMKYFIEMVQESTKFLSH; from the coding sequence ATGCTTAAAATCGGTATATTGGCATTACAAGGTGCAGTCAGAGAGCATAGTAGACAAATTGAAGAACTTGGTTGTGAGGCAATCCCCGTTAAATCGGTTGAAGATCTAAAAGGAATAAATGGTCTGATATTACCTGGAGGCGAAAGCACGACAATAAGTAAACTGCTGGACCGTTACGACTTACTAGAACCTATTCGCGCTTTGGCAGACAAAGGAATTCCTATGTTCGGAACATGTGCAGGCCTGATTTTATTAGCAAAAAATATCGTTGGCCAAGCTTCGCCGCATCTAGGATTAATGGATGTAGTTGTTGAACGGAATTCATTTGGACGCCAAGTAGATAGTTTTGAAGCAGACCTATCCGTTCGAGGAGAAGGCGGAGATTTTCCTGCTGTTTTTATCCGGGCACCGCATATCGTCGCTGCAGGTGAAAATGTTGAAATTCTAGCAAAATATGAAGAACGCATTGTTTTAGCTCGGGAGGGTCAATTTTTAGGTTGTTCCTTTCATCCAGAGTTAACAGAAGATAGTAGAATTATGAAGTATTTTATTGAAATGGTGCAAGAGAGCACAAAGTTTCTATCTCATTAG
- a CDS encoding VOC family protein yields the protein MIKGFGGIFWRTKNLDAIKKWYSEVLKLEIDKWNGTIIKSDSENETVFSFFTEDDPYFPTEQQVMLNFQVYDLNETIQHLEQMGVPLAKEKESSDFGQFIWIKDPEGRLIELWEK from the coding sequence ATGATAAAAGGTTTCGGCGGAATCTTTTGGAGGACTAAAAATCTAGATGCGATAAAAAAATGGTACAGTGAAGTGCTGAAGCTGGAAATTGATAAGTGGAATGGGACTATTATTAAATCCGATTCAGAAAATGAAACTGTCTTTTCTTTCTTTACTGAAGATGACCCTTATTTCCCAACAGAACAGCAAGTGATGTTAAATTTCCAAGTTTATGATCTAAACGAGACAATTCAGCATCTTGAACAAATGGGTGTACCTCTTGCAAAGGAAAAAGAGAGTAGTGATTTTGGTCAGTTTATTTGGATTAAAGATCCCGAAGGCAGACTAATTGAACTATGGGAGAAATAA
- a CDS encoding VOC family protein: protein MKINRIDHVSINVNDLSAAKAFFLDLGLEVQAEWELDGEQLDRIVGLNGVKTACVGLGMPDGQAWIELVKFHTPSDEKGVQQPFANTLGIRHICFAVEDIEAIVAKLKKKGTEIFSEIQQYEESYKLCYVRGPEGIILELAEKIR, encoded by the coding sequence ATGAAGATCAATAGGATAGATCATGTGAGTATAAACGTAAATGATCTTTCAGCGGCTAAAGCGTTTTTTCTTGATTTAGGACTTGAAGTGCAAGCGGAATGGGAATTGGATGGAGAACAGCTGGACAGAATTGTTGGGCTTAATGGTGTTAAAACGGCATGTGTAGGATTGGGGATGCCAGATGGTCAGGCATGGATAGAGCTAGTCAAATTTCATACGCCGTCAGATGAAAAAGGTGTTCAGCAACCTTTTGCAAATACGCTGGGTATCCGACATATTTGCTTTGCTGTGGAAGATATTGAAGCCATTGTTGCAAAATTGAAAAAGAAGGGCACGGAAATCTTTAGCGAGATACAGCAATATGAAGAAAGTTATAAGTTATGCTACGTTCGTGGTCCAGAGGGAATTATTTTAGAGTTGGCGGAGAAAATCAGATAA
- a CDS encoding undecaprenyl-diphosphatase, which yields MDVKLFRLINLLSGRHLVIDKLMILISQKMKFVFFIILVILLFKKKNVTIEAVVSIIISLFLHFIIKSFYFKPRPFKAGRVGILIPSKFDSSFPSKHTLLTFAVSTTVLFHQRILGFIMLGFSFLTGLSRIWVGHHYPSDIAGSAVLGSLTSAIINKILQRKQQ from the coding sequence TTGGATGTTAAACTATTTCGCTTAATAAATTTGCTTTCCGGACGTCATTTAGTAATAGATAAATTAATGATACTTATTTCCCAAAAGATGAAATTTGTTTTCTTTATTATTTTAGTGATTTTGCTTTTTAAAAAAAAGAATGTAACTATTGAAGCAGTCGTGTCTATCATAATTTCGTTATTCTTGCATTTTATCATTAAGTCATTTTATTTTAAGCCCCGTCCATTTAAAGCAGGGAGAGTAGGTATACTTATCCCTTCTAAATTCGATTCGTCCTTTCCAAGTAAACATACACTACTAACTTTCGCCGTTTCTACAACAGTCCTCTTTCATCAACGCATCCTTGGATTTATTATGTTGGGGTTTTCTTTTTTAACGGGATTGTCACGAATTTGGGTAGGACATCATTATCCATCTGATATTGCAGGAAGTGCTGTATTAGGCTCTTTAACAAGTGCGATTATTAATAAAATATTACAAAGAAAACAGCAATGA
- a CDS encoding NUDIX hydrolase gives METKWLEWAKQLQSIAQGGLTYSKDVYDLERFELIRNISVEILTQHTNIDQKVIKELFANETGYATPKVDIRAVVFRDNKILMVRENHDGGWSLPGGWGDIGLTPREVAVKEVKEESGFDVEAKKLIAVLDKKCHPHPPSAYHVYKIFIQCEIIGGQPKEGIETSAVQFFAENVLPSLSIARNTESQIKLAFKHLHNPQEPVFFD, from the coding sequence TTGGAAACTAAATGGCTAGAATGGGCAAAACAGCTTCAATCCATTGCACAGGGAGGATTAACTTATTCTAAAGATGTATATGACTTGGAAAGATTTGAATTAATAAGAAATATAAGTGTTGAAATATTGACGCAGCATACAAATATAGACCAAAAAGTTATAAAAGAACTTTTTGCAAATGAAACTGGGTATGCAACGCCAAAAGTTGATATTAGGGCTGTAGTATTCAGAGATAATAAAATATTAATGGTGAGAGAAAATCATGATGGAGGTTGGTCGTTACCCGGAGGTTGGGGGGATATCGGATTAACTCCAAGGGAAGTTGCGGTAAAGGAAGTAAAAGAAGAATCAGGGTTTGATGTTGAAGCAAAAAAATTGATTGCTGTACTGGACAAGAAATGCCATCCACATCCACCTTCCGCATATCACGTATACAAAATATTTATCCAATGTGAAATCATTGGTGGGCAGCCAAAAGAAGGTATTGAAACGAGTGCTGTTCAGTTTTTTGCTGAAAACGTATTACCATCATTATCTATTGCCAGAAATACGGAATCACAAATTAAATTGGCTTTTAAACATTTGCATAATCCACAAGAACCTGTCTTTTTTGATTGA
- a CDS encoding DUF5661 family protein — MSYYNNWYLNHVTNGYNYGTRYPYPTTGSPNRYRNNCSATRDKSFSKEEAAAIALLLGIDFNKSKFDLDEFWIGVNTELEHGKISSQTNVTGDDPIITGKIALAHLNEFPDYYKRLKVLEEEAKAYWKK, encoded by the coding sequence TTGTCCTACTATAATAATTGGTATTTGAACCACGTTACTAACGGTTATAACTATGGTACGCGATATCCATATCCAACCACAGGAAGTCCAAACAGGTATAGAAATAATTGTTCTGCAACCAGGGATAAATCCTTTTCTAAAGAGGAAGCAGCAGCAATCGCTTTACTTTTAGGCATTGATTTTAATAAAAGTAAGTTTGATTTAGATGAGTTTTGGATAGGAGTAAACACCGAGCTTGAACATGGAAAAATATCCAGCCAAACAAATGTAACTGGTGATGATCCTATTATAACGGGGAAAATTGCCCTAGCTCATCTTAACGAGTTTCCTGATTACTACAAAAGATTAAAGGTGCTTGAGGAAGAAGCAAAAGCCTATTGGAAAAAATGA